In Entelurus aequoreus isolate RoL-2023_Sb linkage group LG13, RoL_Eaeq_v1.1, whole genome shotgun sequence, a genomic segment contains:
- the fzd9b gene encoding frizzled-9b, whose product MDGCPLQLVIFLWCLLVISASSFEIGSYELERGRPAKCEAISIPMCEGIGYNLTRMPNFMNHDDQKEAAIKLNEFAPLVAYGCDAHLRFFLCSLYAPMCTDKVSTSIPACRPMCEQAREKCAPIMKKFSYTWPDSLDCSKLPTRNDPNALCMEAPENETRMEGKKGEGMLPVPPRPRQPGTGGGRSTGGGGGGGSCENPDKFQFVEKSQSCAPRCSPAVDVFWSRRDKDFAFIWMTVWSILCFVSTAFTVLTFLLEPHRFQYPERPIIFLSMCYNVYSVAFIIRSVAGAENIACDREHGELYIIQEGLESTGCTIVFLILYYFGMASSIWWVILTLTWFLAAGKKWGHEAIEAHSNYFHMAAWGIPALKTIVILTMRKVAGDELTGLCYVGSMDSGALTGFVLIPLSCYLVIGTSFILTGFVALFHIRKVMKTEGTNTEKLEKLMVKIGIYSILYTVPATCVIVCYFYERLNMDYWKLRGLQGTCGAFNGHGGDCSLQESVPTVAIFMLKIFMSLVVGITSGVWVWSSKTLQTWQGLCSRKLTDRTSGRKPCSGVSCSSTHCHYKSPAVVLHMAKTDPHADCPTNV is encoded by the coding sequence ATGGATGGTTGTCCATTGCAGCTGGTGATATTCCTCTGGTGCCTGTTGGTGATTTCCGCCTCCAGCTTCGAGATCGGCTCCTACGAGCTGGAGCGAGGCAGACCGGCCAAGTGCGAGGCCATCTCCATCCCCATGTGCGAGGGCATCGGCTACAACCTGACCCGCATGCCCAACTTCATGAACCACGACGACCAGAAGGAGGCGGCCATCAAGCTGAACGAGTTCGCCCCGCTGGTGGCGTACGGCTGCGACGCGCACCTCCGCTTCTTCCTCTGCTCCCTCTACGCGCCCATGTGCACCGACAAGGTGTCCACCTCCATCCCCGCCTGCCGGCCCATGTGCGAGCAGGCGCGGGAGAAGTGCGCCCCCATCATGAAGAAGTTCAGCTACACCTGGCCCGACTCGCTGGACTGCTCCAAGCTGCCCACCAGGAACGACCCCAACGCTCTGTGCATGGAGGCGCCGGAGAACGAGACCAGAATGGAGGGCAAGAAAGGTGAGGGCATGCTCCCCGTTCCCCCTCGGCCGAGGCAGCCGGGCACCGGCGGCGGGCGCTCGacgggcggcggcggcggcggcggctcaTGCGAGAACCCGGACAAGTTCCAGTTCGTGGAGAAGAGTCAGTCGTGCGCGCCGCGCTGCTCCCCCGCCGTGGACGTGTTCTGGTCCAGGCGGGACAAGGACTTTGCCTTCATTTGGATGACGGTGTGGTCCATCCTGTGCTTCGTCTCCACTGCCTTCACCGTCCTCACCTTCCTCCTGGAGCCCCACCGTTTCCAGTATCCGGAGCGGCCCATCATCTTCCTCTCCATGTGCTACAACGTCTACTCCGTGGCCTTCATCATCCGCTCGGTGGCCGGCGCCGAGAACATCGCCTGCGACCGGGAGCACGGCGAGCTCTACATCATCCAGGAAGGGCTGGAGTCCACGGGCTGCACCATCGTCTTCCTCATCCTCTACTACTTCGGCATGGCCTCCTCCATCTGGTGGGTCATCCTCACCCTCACCTGGTTTCTGGCCGCGGGGAAGAAGTGGGGCCACGAGGCCATCGAAGCCCACAGCAACTACTTCCACATGGCCGCCTGGGGCATCCCCGCTCTGAAGACCATCGTCATCCTCACCATGAGGAAGGTGGCCGGGGATGAGCTGACGGGGCTGTGCTACGTCGGCAGCATGGACTCGGGGGCGCTTACCGGGTTCGTCCTCATCCCCCTCTCCTGTTACCTGGTCATCGGCACGTCCTTCATCCTCACCGGCTTCGTGGCGCTCTTCCACATCCGCAAAGTCATGAAGACGGAGGGCACCAACACGGAGAAGCTGGAGAAGCTGATGGTGAAAATCGGCATCTACTCCATCCTCTACACGGTCCCCGCCACCTGCGTCATCGTCTGCTACTTCTACGAGAGGCTCAACATGGACTACTGGAAGCTGAGAGGCCTGCAGGGCACCTGCGGCGCCTTCAACGGCCACGGCGGCGACTGCTCCCTGCAGGAGTCCGTCCCCACCGTGGCCATCTTCATGCTGAAGATCTTCATGTCTCTGGTGGTGGGCATCACCAGCGGGGTGTGGGTGTGGAGCTCCAAGACCCTGCAGACCTGGCAGGGCCTGTGCAGCAGGAAGCTGACGGACAGGACTAGCGGCAGGAAGCCCTGCAGCGGGGTGAGCTGCAGCAGCACCCACTGCCACTACAAATCACCCGCTGTTGTTCTGCACATGGCCAAGACAGACCCGCACGCAGACTGTCCCACTAATGTCTGA